In Kordiimonas sp. SCSIO 12610, the sequence CAACTTTAAACGGTTTTCCATTTGGATCAAAAATTGGATTATATGATGCTTGAATCCAAATTTCTTTGCCGCCTTTAGCAAATCGCTTGTACTGGGCAGAGTGAAAATTACCAGCAGCCAAGCTTTTCCAGAAATTAGCGTATTCACTACTGAGTGCATAATCGGGATCAACGAACATTTGATGATGATGTCCGCGTATTTCATCCATAGAATAGCCCATAGCATTCAGGAAATTATTGTTGGCGTCTAGAATGTGCCCTTCAAGGTCAAATTCGATAACGGCCTGCACGCGGTTAATGGCTTCAATCTGACCGTGATAGTTCGCGTTTTGCAAGGTTTGTGCTGTAATATCTGTTGCATATTTAACAACTTTAACAACATTGCCTTTTTTATCCATAATCGGATTGTAGGACGCTTGGATCCAGATTTCACGGCCGCCTTTTGCAATCCGCTTATATTCCGCAGATTGGAAGGTGCCTTTCGCTAGGCGATTCCAAAATTCCTTATATTCGAGTGACTGTGCATATTCAGGCGTGACAAACATTTTATGGTGCTTGCCCTGAATTTCATTCAGTGAATATCCCATGGCGTTCAGGAAATTATCGTTAGCACTTATAATCGTGCCGTCTGTTTTGAAATGAATAACAGCTTGCGACCGATCAAGTGCTGCCAGAATGGCATCGGTTTCAGCAGCTGATTTTTTCATGGATGATTTTGTGGTTCCTGGTTTTGTAGCAGAATCAAATTTATTTGTTTCCTGACGATTAAATATTGCGTCAAACATGCATCTTCCCTTAACGACCCCTAATGATTTAAACCCCTAGAAAAAATAGTGATCCAAACCAAATCGTAATTCGTAGTCCCATAACGAAGCCATATTTATCGCCAAGAAGTTAAAATTATGTTATGATTTTAACTGTTAGTTCAATGTTTTAAGGGGGTAAAAATGCAGCTAATGCGGGCAATTATTGGGGTACTGCTCGTCCTCACCTGTTCTGCTTGTAGCCAGGTATTCCATAATAAAAAAATTTGCAGCGCTGAAAGCAAAGTGCCGCACATATCCTCTTTAATGATGAGGGCGTGTTCGGGTGACCGTGATACTCAATATGAATTGGGCCGTTTGTTTGAAGAAGGAAGCGAAGTTCAGCAGAATTATCAGCTAGCCTTATCTTATTATAAACTTGCGGCGACGCCGAGTACTGGCCAAACTCATATTTATGTGCCGGGTGCAGGCAAGGTTGCGGGTTATGTTATGCCAGTCCAAACAGGTGCTGCGCACCCAGGTGACGCAAGGGCCAAATTCCGATTGGGTATCATGTACCGGGAAGGGCGCGGCGTGAATGCTGACCCTGATAGGGCAGAACAATATTTTTCTGAGGCTAGAGCGCAAGGAGTTACTGAATAAACTCAGACCTGATCGTGTAAAAGGGTCAGTTTCTGGCCCTTTTCGTTGATTTGAATACTGAAACCCGTTGGTTATATCTTCAATAGAAACTTAACGATTTTTCGGGTCCGTTCGCTATAAAGCGCAGGTGTAAAGAATGAGCCTGCTGCGCGCTTACCAACCTCTGCAAGGGTTGGATAGGCTGATATCATGCCCGCCATATCCCGCATTTTAAAGCCTTTTGAGAGCGCAAGCTGCCATGTTTGAATAAGTTCACCTGCGCTTGCGCCGACAATACCAGCGCCGAGGATCTTACCTTTTTTGTCGACAACAACCTTGATCAAACCTTTGGTTAACAGCTCAGCGCGGGCACGATCATTTTCGGCGTATTCCCATGTGATCGCTTTGATACTTTCACCAAATTTTTCCCGTGCTTGTGCTTCCGTCAGGCCAACCTGCGATAGTTCCGGGTCGGTATAGGTTACCCAAGGTACTGCAGCATAGTTTGCTTTCGCAGGCAGTTTGAACAGAATATTCTGGATAATAATGCCTGCATCATATCCGGCAACATGGGTGAACATCAAACCACCTTTAACGTCGCCAATGGCAAAAATACGTTTGTTTGATGTGCGCAGGCGCGCATCCACCTCAATACCCCGGTTACTGTATTTCACACCAGCAGCCTCTAGGCCAATATTATCCACATTTGGCGCGCGTCCAGCAGCGATCAGAAGGTGTGATCCCTTTATTTCCTCACCGCCAGATAGCTTAATGGTAATGCCACCAGTTTTGCCTGAAACACTTTCGATATCAACACCTTCACGGATATCAATGCCTTCATCGCGCAGACTATCGAGTACGATTTTTGTTAGCTCCGGGTCATCCTTTGGCATGGCTTGAAATTTCTCAAGCACGGTTACCTTAGCACCTAAGCGTTTGTGCGCTTCTGCCATCTCGAGGCCAATTGGGCCTGCACCAACAACAATCAAATGATCTGGACACACCGTATTATCGAAAATTTCTTCGTTCGTGAGATAATCAGTATCCTCAATACCGGGAATAGGGGGAACGGCCGCCCGCGATCCGGTCGCAATCACAAACTTTTTTGCCTGTATACGCTTACCGCCAGCCTCAACCTCGTTTGGTCCTGTGAATTTTGCGGCAGCTTCGATAACATTCACACCCAAACTTTCAAAGCGTTCAACGCTGTCGTGGGGTTCGATGCCTTTAATTACGTTTTTGACGTGTGCGTTGGCGGCGGCGAAATCAATTTCGGGTTCAACAGGTTTGATACCGTATGGTGCGCCGCTTCGCATCGCTTCGGCGCGCTTGCCGGCAGCCAACAGCGCTTTTGATGGAACACAGCCAGTGTTCAAACAGTCGCCGCCCATTTTGTGCTTTTCAATCAAAACAACTTCCGCACCCATTTGAACAGCACCAGCCGCAACCGAGAGGCCGCCAGAGCCAGCACCAATAACACAAATATCTGTTTTAATGATTTCAGTCATGATTATGTCCCGTGATTATGCACCGTTTTCAGATGGTTCTGCGGTGTCTTCGCCTTTAATTTTTTTATAGATGATTGGCACGAGCGATAAGACCACAAGACCAATGATAGGGCCAATAATTTCTGGCTGTAGCAAAATGCCAGCGCCAATATTTTCTGATTCTGTAATCGATGAGAATCCAGCACCTACGCTTGCAAATACAAATGTACCGGGCATGATACCAAAGAATGTCGCGATTACGTAACTTTTGGCAGGTACCCTAAACGCTGCCGCCGCCAGATTCACCACAAAGAACGGGAACAAGGGAACAAGGCGAAGAATGAACATATAGCTCATGGCGTCTTTGGCGAAACCCTCTTCAAGGTTTTTCATTTTTTCACCGCCAAGCTTCGCTAGTGTATCACCAGCAGCTTCACGGCCAGCATAGAAAATAATTGTCGCACCGATGGTGGCACCAACAACAACAGCAATACCACCATATAATGTACCAAGGATAAACCCAGATAGCAGGGTGAATATAGAGCCGACGGGCGCAGATATCGCCGTTGCAATTGCATAAATTACAACAACCGCCAACATCGCAAGAACAAGGTTATCCCGCGCAAATTCTTTCAATGTGCTTTGGTTCTCTGCAATTGCATCGACCGTAAAGTATTCGTTCAAGCCGGTCGCAAAGAAAGCGATAAGGGCAATCACAATGATCCCAATTGGAAGGAAGCGTTTCCAAGCAGGCTTAGCGGCTGCCGTGCTTTCGTGTTCTGTTGGCGTTGTCATATGTTTTTCCTGTTTTATCGCGAAAGTATCCTCGAACCACCCTTAGTGATTATTATTTTACAGTGTTCAGGTTCCAGTCGTAATCATGGTCGCTGATACGGTTCACTTTTTCTAATTTGGCTTTTTTATCGCCTTCAGCATACTTTTTAAGGTGTTCAATCACACTTTTGTCGTCGCCGCCAAAATCGTCTTTGAACCAGCTATAGATAGACGAAACTTCAATGCGATTACCACTAATCTTTTGAATACCGCGGTCGCTGTTAATAAAGATACGGGCGCTTTCTTCCAGCAAATGTTCCATATTTTCCGCAGTCCATGCACGATTAACAAGGTTCGGGCAGCCATAAGACGCACAGTTTACACTATAGTGTGTACGGGGATCATTCCAAATAGGGCGCAGAATGCCATGCTCGATGTTATCAAGGGTAATGTCTTTGTCTTCTACAACAAAAATATCATCTTTCCACGGTCCAAGGTTAAAGAGGCCACCGTTAATTTTACGGATAGACGATACAGGATATTCATCGATAACCAGGTTTACAGTGATAGCATTGTACGCATTGATCCAGTATGCGCGCTGTTCTTCGCGGTTCAGATCCGTTACTTTAATGTCAGACAAGGCATCCAGATAATTTTCTAGTGCTTCTTTGTCTTCAGCACTGACACCTCCATAATCAAACAGGTTCAAACCAGCGTCGGTTGTTTGGATATATTTCTGAAGAATGCGGTCCCAAACACTATGGTCCACAATTTGTGTGGAATTTGGATTGTGTGCTGTCCAATATTCAATAGCTTTAGGGCCAGACTGTGCTGATGCAACATCCCAGGTCAGGAGGATCATGCAGGCTGCATAGGCAAAGTGTGTCAGTTTCATAACATTTCCCGTCTTGTCATCACTATAGTTTACTGCTTACTAAGTAGGTTACTGCATCTCATATATCCAGACACACATTTCTAACATTCGAGTGACCATTTGGTTATTAATTGGCCAAAAAGCGTTAGATTTTGTTGAAGTTAAACTGTTACCGATAGCATTGAAATGTTTATCGCTTGAGTTAAAGTCTGGAATGCTTTACCGACCAAGGCTGAAGTTGACCTAGAAACTAATAAAATATCGCTTCTTTTAATACCAGTTTACTGCCGACATAAAAGTATAAATATGAGTCATCACGAACCAACATTGGTATTGTTTTTCAAGCGTCCGAAACTCGGATTTGGGAAGCAACGGCTAGCTGCCTCAATCGGGCCTGAAAAAGCATACCAAATTGCTGAATGCCTTCTTTTATGCGCAACCGAAGATATGAAAACATGGGAAGGGCGATGTGTTTTTGCGGTTGAAGCACGCGATGATCTGGATTGGGCAAGCGCGCTTTTGAGGCGCGAAATGGCTGGCAGCCAATTTGACCTGATAGCACAAAGTGAAGGCAACCTCGGCGAACGGTTGAACCATGTGGACCACTATGTGCGGGATAAGGGGGCGAAGCATGTCTATTTTATAGGTTCGGACGCACCGATTTTATCCCCAAAATTCTATCAGTTTATATTCAGTCAAGTTTCTGATTACGATATAACGCTTGCGTCTTCGGATGATGGTGGTGTTACGCTGATGGGGGGCAGGAAGCCATGGCCGGATATGATCGGATTACCCTGGAGCACGGATAGTTTAGGTGATGAATTGCGCAGCCTGTGTGAAGAAAAGCACCTTTCTGTTAAGGTTCTTGACGGACACTATGACATCGATACTCTGACTGACCTGAAGCGCTGTATTGATGATTTAAGAGGGGACAATCGCCCTCAGCGGAAGCGATTATGCAAAGTGTTTGATGAACTTAATCTCGTGGGGCATGGCTAAGTGACAGCGAAATTAAGTATCATAATTCCCTGCTACCGCGATGAAGAGGCGCTGACAGAATTGCTGCCAACATTAAAGCAATTAAGTGCTAGCTGTGAATTGTTGGATGGTACTGAGATCATTGTTGTTGATGGTGCGTCTTCTCGTGATTGTAAATCGATTGTTGAGGCCGCAGGCGGAATTTACCTTTCGGAGGACGCAAACAGGGGAAAACAAATCCTTAGCGGCGTGAAGGTAGCATCCGGCAATATATTCTGGTTCCTTCATGCTGATGTTACCTTGGATACTTCGAGTGTTGATGAAATATCAAAAAAATATGCAGACGGCGTTCGCGCGGGGTATTTCAAATTTGCATTTTCGGGGCCAAAGACGAGCATCAAGCGGTTTTTAGCCTATTGGGTAAACCTGAGGTCAAGAATAGGTGGGATTGCCTACGGTGATCAGGGCCTTTTCATTGACGCTGAAACATACTTTAAGGCAGGTGGTCATGCCCCATTGCCTCTGTTTGAAGAAGCCCGGTTGATGCGAAGGCTGAAACGCGGTGGATTGCTTGTTCCCTTGGCATTGGAAATATACGTGAATTCGCGGCGCTGGGAACGGGACGGATTTATTAAAAGAACGCTGTCCAATCGCATATTTGCGCTTCTATATGCGCTTGGTTTTTCCGCTGAACGTATTTCAGGATGGTATCGAACATCCTCAACATCGCAGAACAGTGATTTGCATTGAGGGTTATAAATACTATTAAGGTTCGCACATAAGGTTCATAAAGCCACTTATAGAGAAAAGGTTACTATTCACATGCATGATAAGGTTCAAGAATACTACGGAAAGGTGCTGCAAAACTCGGACGATTTGCAAACAGACGCATGTTGTACTGAAGCCAGCATGCCTGATTTTCTAAAACCTGTTCTCTCTGAAATTCATGATGAAGTGATGATGCGCTATTATGGCTGCGGATTGATTGCACCTGAGGCACTGGAGGGGCTTTCGATCCTTGATCTTGGGTCAGGGTCAGGGCGGGATGCTTATGCTCTTGCAAAGCTGGTTGGTGAAAATGGCCGTGTTGTCGGCGTTGATATGACAGACGAACAGTTGGAAGTTGCGAACCGTCATCTTGAGTATCACCGTGAGAAATTTGGGTATGCCAAGTCAAACGTAACGTTTCTGAAGGGGTATCTCGAAAACCTTGGTGATTTGGGTTTGGAAGAAGGCAGTTTTGACGTGATCGTTTCCAATTGCGTGATCAATTTGTGCGACGATAAAGAAGCGGTGCTTAAGGAAGCATTCCGTTTGTTGAAGCCGGGCGGGGAAATGTATTTCTCTGATGTATATTCTGATCGCCGCGTGCCAATTGAACTGACAAAAGACCCCATCCTTCACGGTGAATGCCTGAGCGGCGCATTATACTGGAATGATTTTCTGCATATTGCAAAGGCAAGCGGATTTGCCGATCCACGGTTAGTGACAGATCGCCCGCTTGGTATCAGTAATCCAGCGATCGCAGCCAAACTTGGAAATATTAATTTCTATTCCGCTACATACAGATTGTTTAAATTGCCCGACCTTGAACCAATGTGCGAAGACTACGGGCAAGCGGTAATTTATAAAGGCACGGTCGAGCACCAAAGCGATGCATTC encodes:
- a CDS encoding DUF2064 domain-containing protein, which gives rise to MSHHEPTLVLFFKRPKLGFGKQRLAASIGPEKAYQIAECLLLCATEDMKTWEGRCVFAVEARDDLDWASALLRREMAGSQFDLIAQSEGNLGERLNHVDHYVRDKGAKHVYFIGSDAPILSPKFYQFIFSQVSDYDITLASSDDGGVTLMGGRKPWPDMIGLPWSTDSLGDELRSLCEEKHLSVKVLDGHYDIDTLTDLKRCIDDLRGDNRPQRKRLCKVFDELNLVGHG
- a CDS encoding TVP38/TMEM64 family protein; translated protein: MTTPTEHESTAAAKPAWKRFLPIGIIVIALIAFFATGLNEYFTVDAIAENQSTLKEFARDNLVLAMLAVVVIYAIATAISAPVGSIFTLLSGFILGTLYGGIAVVVGATIGATIIFYAGREAAGDTLAKLGGEKMKNLEEGFAKDAMSYMFILRLVPLFPFFVVNLAAAAFRVPAKSYVIATFFGIMPGTFVFASVGAGFSSITESENIGAGILLQPEIIGPIIGLVVLSLVPIIYKKIKGEDTAEPSENGA
- a CDS encoding NAD(P)/FAD-dependent oxidoreductase, which translates into the protein MTEIIKTDICVIGAGSGGLSVAAGAVQMGAEVVLIEKHKMGGDCLNTGCVPSKALLAAGKRAEAMRSGAPYGIKPVEPEIDFAAANAHVKNVIKGIEPHDSVERFESLGVNVIEAAAKFTGPNEVEAGGKRIQAKKFVIATGSRAAVPPIPGIEDTDYLTNEEIFDNTVCPDHLIVVGAGPIGLEMAEAHKRLGAKVTVLEKFQAMPKDDPELTKIVLDSLRDEGIDIREGVDIESVSGKTGGITIKLSGGEEIKGSHLLIAAGRAPNVDNIGLEAAGVKYSNRGIEVDARLRTSNKRIFAIGDVKGGLMFTHVAGYDAGIIIQNILFKLPAKANYAAVPWVTYTDPELSQVGLTEAQAREKFGESIKAITWEYAENDRARAELLTKGLIKVVVDKKGKILGAGIVGASAGELIQTWQLALSKGFKMRDMAGMISAYPTLAEVGKRAAGSFFTPALYSERTRKIVKFLLKI
- a CDS encoding TIGR04283 family arsenosugar biosynthesis glycosyltransferase produces the protein MTAKLSIIIPCYRDEEALTELLPTLKQLSASCELLDGTEIIVVDGASSRDCKSIVEAAGGIYLSEDANRGKQILSGVKVASGNIFWFLHADVTLDTSSVDEISKKYADGVRAGYFKFAFSGPKTSIKRFLAYWVNLRSRIGGIAYGDQGLFIDAETYFKAGGHAPLPLFEEARLMRRLKRGGLLVPLALEIYVNSRRWERDGFIKRTLSNRIFALLYALGFSAERISGWYRTSSTSQNSDLH
- a CDS encoding DUF547 domain-containing protein, which gives rise to MKLTHFAYAACMILLTWDVASAQSGPKAIEYWTAHNPNSTQIVDHSVWDRILQKYIQTTDAGLNLFDYGGVSAEDKEALENYLDALSDIKVTDLNREEQRAYWINAYNAITVNLVIDEYPVSSIRKINGGLFNLGPWKDDIFVVEDKDITLDNIEHGILRPIWNDPRTHYSVNCASYGCPNLVNRAWTAENMEHLLEESARIFINSDRGIQKISGNRIEVSSIYSWFKDDFGGDDKSVIEHLKKYAEGDKKAKLEKVNRISDHDYDWNLNTVK
- a CDS encoding methyltransferase domain-containing protein — its product is MHDKVQEYYGKVLQNSDDLQTDACCTEASMPDFLKPVLSEIHDEVMMRYYGCGLIAPEALEGLSILDLGSGSGRDAYALAKLVGENGRVVGVDMTDEQLEVANRHLEYHREKFGYAKSNVTFLKGYLENLGDLGLEEGSFDVIVSNCVINLCDDKEAVLKEAFRLLKPGGEMYFSDVYSDRRVPIELTKDPILHGECLSGALYWNDFLHIAKASGFADPRLVTDRPLGISNPAIAAKLGNINFYSATYRLFKLPDLEPMCEDYGQAVIYKGTVEHQSDAFALDGHHYMEKGRVFPVCGNTYRMLSETRFKEHFDFIGDWSTHYGIFPGCGTNIPFGESDPSASVSGGCC
- a CDS encoding tetratricopeptide repeat protein; translated protein: MQLMRAIIGVLLVLTCSACSQVFHNKKICSAESKVPHISSLMMRACSGDRDTQYELGRLFEEGSEVQQNYQLALSYYKLAATPSTGQTHIYVPGAGKVAGYVMPVQTGAAHPGDARAKFRLGIMYREGRGVNADPDRAEQYFSEARAQGVTE